The following proteins are encoded in a genomic region of Paenibacillus sp. FSL R7-0273:
- a CDS encoding LysR family transcriptional regulator codes for MDLTYMRTFREVAKRQSFTRAAEELGYAQSSVTMQIQKIEKEYGVTLMERHGRILRLTPPGEELLKLFVEILDLYDRSKETIAQQIGGTLTIGTIDSLAAFYLPPFLQQLRTTFPGLNIHLQTEQEANLVSKIRDGEVDIGLMLDRCTTDSTLERTIIRDEPLVLVAPSSHPLAKLNKVSLQDLNNCELIVSEESCIYRSMFENLLREHGIVFRIGFELSNLEAIKRCVRNGLGIALLPRIVAEEEIERGNLAELPFAHPEIHFDLQLLIHPKKWKSLPLQSLIQMLLTDAEAKKAVM; via the coding sequence ATGGATTTAACATATATGAGAACCTTCCGCGAGGTGGCGAAGCGTCAGAGCTTTACGAGAGCAGCGGAGGAGCTGGGATATGCCCAGTCGAGTGTAACAATGCAGATTCAGAAGATTGAAAAAGAATACGGAGTAACCCTTATGGAGCGCCATGGCCGCATTTTGCGCCTGACTCCGCCGGGAGAAGAGCTGCTGAAGCTGTTTGTGGAGATTCTTGATCTGTACGACAGGTCAAAAGAAACCATTGCCCAGCAAATCGGCGGTACGCTGACTATCGGGACAATCGACTCGCTGGCTGCATTCTATCTGCCGCCGTTCCTGCAGCAGCTGCGGACGACCTTTCCCGGGCTGAATATTCATCTGCAGACTGAGCAGGAAGCGAATCTCGTATCCAAAATCCGGGACGGCGAGGTGGACATCGGACTGATGCTGGACCGCTGCACTACGGATTCAACGCTGGAGCGGACGATTATCCGGGATGAGCCCCTGGTGCTGGTCGCTCCCTCCAGTCATCCGCTGGCGAAGCTCAACAAGGTATCCCTGCAGGATTTGAACAACTGTGAGCTGATAGTCTCCGAGGAAAGCTGTATCTACCGCAGCATGTTCGAGAACCTGCTCCGTGAGCACGGTATTGTGTTCCGGATCGGCTTTGAGCTGTCCAATCTGGAGGCGATCAAGCGCTGTGTACGCAACGGCCTGGGCATTGCCCTGCTGCCGAGAATAGTGGCTGAGGAGGAGATCGAGCGCGGGAATCTGGCTGAGCTGCCTTTTGCCCACCCGGAGATCCACTTTGACCTGCAGCTGCTGATCCATCCGAAGAAATGGAAGTCGCTGCCGCTGCAGTCGCTGATTCAAATGCTGTTGACTGATGCTGAGGCAAAGAAGGCTGTGATGTAA
- the dapA gene encoding 4-hydroxy-tetrahydrodipicolinate synthase: protein MLTAEQIYGIYVPVVTPFDAAGEIDLASYQRYVQNIIKNNIHGLVVNGTTGESPTVSIQELELLIDASKQLLQGSDIPLVIGTGTNDTMSTVKRTELAANAGVDAALVVVPYYSRPSQQGIIAHFRKAAEVGIPIIAYDIPGRAGVGMTVDTARTILELDNVVGLKDCSGSPLLVSELSRHGSKPVLCGDDLSFFDMLGCGAAGGMLASANVHTARFLGIYKQYRAGQLEAARAEYDRLVPLMKLLFKESNPAPIKWLLSATGEISSDTLRLPMTSISDALREELGAHLAG, encoded by the coding sequence ATGTTAACAGCAGAACAGATTTATGGAATCTATGTTCCCGTGGTAACACCGTTCGATGCAGCAGGCGAGATTGATCTGGCTTCGTATCAGCGGTATGTGCAGAACATCATCAAGAACAACATTCATGGTCTGGTCGTAAATGGAACCACTGGAGAATCGCCGACAGTCAGTATACAAGAATTAGAATTGCTAATTGATGCCTCTAAACAGCTGCTGCAGGGCAGCGATATCCCGCTCGTCATCGGTACGGGCACCAATGATACGATGTCTACCGTCAAACGCACGGAGCTTGCCGCCAATGCCGGAGTCGATGCTGCGCTCGTTGTTGTTCCCTATTACAGCCGCCCATCCCAGCAGGGGATCATCGCACACTTCCGCAAAGCCGCCGAGGTCGGCATTCCGATCATCGCTTATGATATCCCAGGCCGCGCCGGAGTCGGCATGACGGTAGATACCGCGCGCACCATCCTCGAGTTGGACAACGTCGTCGGACTTAAGGACTGCTCCGGCTCACCGCTGCTTGTCTCCGAGCTGTCACGCCACGGCTCGAAGCCTGTTCTCTGCGGCGACGACCTTTCCTTCTTTGATATGCTGGGCTGCGGCGCGGCGGGCGGCATGCTCGCTTCCGCCAATGTGCATACCGCCAGATTCCTCGGCATCTACAAGCAGTACAGAGCCGGCCAGCTTGAGGCTGCCAGAGCCGAGTATGACCGGCTGGTGCCGCTGATGAAGCTGCTGTTCAAGGAATCCAACCCTGCACCGATCAAATGGCTGCTCAGCGCTACAGGCGAGATCTCCTCGGACACGCTGCGCCTGCCGATGACTTCGATCAGCGACGCGCTGCGCGAGGAGCTGGGCGCCCATCTCGCCGGCTAA